A window of the Halodesulfovibrio sp. MK-HDV genome harbors these coding sequences:
- a CDS encoding fumarate reductase iron-sulfur subunit — MSRRLHIEVFRYNPLDPNSEPQMQSFYIDEYDSMTLFIALNIIRDQHDATLQFDFCCRAGICGSCGMVINGRPGLACHTQTKDLPTHIVLHPLPVFKLIGDLSVDTGVWFRDAGTRIEAWVHNDHEALDPTQEEARMENSLANEIFELDRCVECGCCIAACGTARMRPDFLGAAAIARVARFYLDPRDERNVENYYEVIGNDQGVFGCMGLLACEDVCPKHIPLQDQLGIMRRMLALHSVKGIVPKSLINKLSHKGCCHENHQS; from the coding sequence ATGAGCCGTCGTCTCCATATCGAAGTATTCCGTTATAATCCACTTGATCCAAATTCCGAACCGCAGATGCAGTCATTCTATATTGATGAATATGACTCCATGACCTTATTTATCGCGCTGAACATTATCCGCGATCAGCACGACGCGACATTACAGTTTGATTTCTGCTGTCGCGCAGGTATCTGTGGTTCCTGCGGAATGGTCATCAACGGACGCCCCGGCCTTGCCTGTCATACACAGACAAAAGATCTGCCGACTCATATTGTTCTGCACCCGTTGCCGGTATTCAAACTTATCGGCGACCTTTCTGTTGATACGGGAGTGTGGTTCCGTGATGCAGGAACACGCATTGAAGCGTGGGTACACAACGATCATGAAGCACTTGACCCTACGCAGGAAGAAGCTCGCATGGAAAATTCCCTTGCAAATGAAATCTTCGAGCTTGATCGATGCGTGGAATGCGGTTGTTGCATAGCAGCCTGCGGTACAGCCCGTATGCGTCCAGACTTCCTTGGTGCAGCCGCCATAGCCCGTGTTGCCCGCTTCTACCTTGACCCTCGTGACGAAAGAAACGTGGAAAACTACTACGAAGTAATCGGCAACGATCAAGGCGTATTCGGCTGCATGGGACTACTCGCCTGCGAAGATGTCTGTCCTAAACATATTCCTTTGCAGGATCAGCTCGGCATTATGCGTCGTATGCTGGCTCTGCATTCCGTAAAAGGAATTGTGCCTAAATCGCTGATTAACAAACTCTCGCATAAGGGATGTTGCCATGAGAACCATCAAAGCTGA
- a CDS encoding methyl-accepting chemotaxis protein → MKFNLKAQLLVPTLLIIIVGMGTASFLSFREAESVLKKTMIDQSEQVAQGLQTQISAWVEDIRQDLTIAAGNGSIKRALLSDGLNQTAYIRATSYLQNMEKEYSYYEGVGIINKEGIASAYSNIDMVGKLDISSRKYFKEVMQGAPAISDAIMSKVSGQPVLVVATPIIERGSTVGAVIGVVKLSVFSEKYIKPIKMGKSGYAFLLAKSGYLCAHPDDSTILKTKLTDYDWGKTIASQDSGTITYEWRGVEKVVTYRKEPVTGWSIGIATSVDDIFSSIASIRSSNLITATIVVLLTGIVIFLIVHKIVAAITKSVNFAENVAQGVLDKELDIDRTDEIGTLATALKEMTLNLRKMIKTAEQKTEEAEQESQRAHVAMQEADEARSEAEKAKRQGMLQAAAQLETIVEHITTTATELAAQIDESSRGAELQLERTGETATAIEEMNATVLEVARNATSAASHAEDTKQKAEEGQHVVSSVVQSIDEVSERSTNLTESLGALGSRAEDIGSVMTVITDIADQTNLLALNAAIEAARAGEAGRGFAVVADEVRKLAEKTMQATREVDEAIQAIQVASKENIQGMQATSNVVVHSTGLASEAGDSLKSIVEVAIANADQVRSIASASEQQSATSEQIGRSSEEINRIAMDTASGMRESAVAVNELAEMTQKLQHLVIELKS, encoded by the coding sequence ATGAAGTTCAACCTAAAAGCACAGTTACTAGTACCGACATTGTTGATCATCATTGTCGGAATGGGCACAGCTTCTTTTTTATCATTCAGAGAAGCAGAGTCCGTCTTGAAAAAAACAATGATCGACCAATCAGAACAGGTCGCTCAAGGTCTGCAAACTCAGATCTCAGCATGGGTAGAAGACATCCGGCAGGATTTGACTATTGCAGCGGGTAATGGCTCCATCAAGCGTGCCCTTCTTAGCGACGGGTTGAATCAGACAGCATACATTCGTGCCACCTCCTACCTTCAGAATATGGAAAAAGAGTATTCGTATTACGAAGGTGTGGGAATCATAAATAAAGAAGGCATCGCTTCAGCCTACTCGAACATTGATATGGTTGGTAAGCTAGATATCAGTAGCCGAAAATACTTCAAAGAAGTAATGCAGGGTGCACCTGCAATTTCTGATGCCATAATGAGTAAAGTTTCAGGGCAACCAGTTTTAGTCGTTGCTACTCCGATTATAGAGAGAGGCAGCACTGTCGGTGCTGTCATCGGGGTTGTCAAATTAAGCGTGTTCTCTGAAAAATATATTAAGCCCATCAAAATGGGTAAATCCGGCTATGCCTTCCTTTTAGCAAAATCCGGTTATCTTTGTGCGCATCCAGACGATTCTACAATTTTAAAAACAAAACTTACTGACTATGACTGGGGCAAAACGATAGCTTCCCAAGATTCCGGTACCATTACCTACGAATGGCGTGGTGTAGAGAAAGTCGTTACCTACCGCAAAGAACCGGTCACAGGTTGGTCTATTGGTATTGCCACCAGCGTTGACGACATTTTTTCATCAATCGCCTCAATCCGTAGCTCCAATCTTATTACAGCAACTATTGTTGTACTTCTCACCGGTATTGTAATCTTCCTGATTGTTCATAAAATTGTCGCAGCAATCACCAAAAGCGTTAACTTTGCAGAAAATGTTGCTCAGGGCGTTTTAGATAAAGAACTCGACATCGACCGCACAGACGAAATTGGAACTCTAGCAACTGCGCTTAAAGAAATGACTCTCAACCTGCGCAAAATGATCAAAACTGCCGAACAGAAAACTGAAGAAGCAGAACAGGAATCACAGCGCGCGCATGTTGCAATGCAGGAAGCTGACGAAGCTCGAAGCGAAGCTGAAAAAGCAAAACGCCAAGGCATGCTTCAGGCTGCTGCACAGCTGGAAACGATTGTTGAACATATTACAACAACCGCAACCGAGCTTGCTGCGCAGATTGATGAATCCAGTCGCGGTGCAGAGCTTCAGCTCGAACGCACCGGCGAAACAGCAACAGCCATTGAAGAAATGAATGCTACGGTGCTCGAAGTTGCCCGTAATGCAACATCCGCAGCGTCTCATGCTGAAGATACCAAGCAGAAAGCAGAAGAAGGACAGCATGTTGTTTCCTCCGTTGTTCAGTCCATCGATGAAGTAAGCGAACGTTCCACCAACCTGACAGAAAGCCTCGGTGCACTTGGAAGCCGTGCTGAAGACATTGGTAGTGTTATGACGGTTATTACTGACATCGCAGACCAGACAAACTTGCTGGCATTGAACGCCGCTATTGAAGCAGCACGCGCAGGTGAAGCAGGACGAGGATTCGCTGTTGTTGCGGATGAAGTTCGTAAACTTGCAGAAAAAACAATGCAGGCAACCCGCGAAGTTGATGAAGCTATTCAGGCTATTCAGGTAGCCTCAAAAGAAAATATTCAGGGAATGCAGGCAACATCCAACGTAGTTGTGCATTCAACAGGGCTTGCAAGCGAAGCTGGTGACTCTCTCAAATCCATTGTTGAAGTTGCCATTGCAAACGCCGATCAGGTTCGCTCTATTGCATCCGCGAGTGAACAACAGTCAGCGACTTCAGAACAAATTGGGCGAAGCTCAGAAGAGATCAACCGAATTGCAATGGATACAGCTTCAGGCATGCGTGAGTCCGCAGTAGCTGTAAACGAACTTGCTGAAATGACTCAGAAGCTTCAGCACCTTGTTATTGAGTTGAAGTCCTAA
- a CDS encoding FAD-dependent oxidoreductase, translating into MVPPTKPKDSSTTHETSNASSQNDEELWILPEEARATLSEVFKQLQKTVELHIVTDNDPQNMFNGVTLQFAYDMSRLSEHITLVKHTLGDKFSKKHEVEFSPSLLFNPDEYDIRFTGAPLGEEGKAFVETVLHVSFGASSLSETSKAILAELIEPRHVRIFSSPGCPYCPGQFMNAVKSAIERPKLIRADCVDSDEFPELSKQFRVGSVPHTAFSETYHRIGLLPEERFCLELLMLRDAEAVLREQMQEAEPEEEGKIYDLLILGAGPAGLTAAIYAKRSGLDSIVLDNSVIGGQVIATPTVENYPGFQSVGGTALVEILTAHTREYSNIRENQLIDDVTIGDVIEVHTAGRTYASKALIFATGTEWRSLDVEGEKKYFGTGVTHCASCDGYMFRGKHVLMVGGGNSALTDALHLKNLGIDVTVVHRRETLRAEKALQDALKREEIPVIYNTVIEKIYGNDTEVEGVTFKNIKSGEISEHHCNGVFIAIGMNPNSALAEKIGAQLNPDKTIHVDTSMRTNLPRIYAAGDVNGGVRQIVTAVSDGAVAAMSAFEDLQHPYWASEKNKQ; encoded by the coding sequence ATGGTACCGCCGACCAAACCCAAAGACTCTTCAACCACACACGAAACTTCAAACGCGTCATCACAAAATGATGAAGAACTCTGGATTCTGCCGGAAGAAGCGCGTGCAACACTCTCCGAAGTGTTTAAACAGCTCCAAAAAACCGTTGAGCTGCACATCGTAACGGACAATGACCCGCAGAACATGTTCAACGGTGTTACTCTGCAATTTGCGTATGACATGTCTAGACTCTCCGAACATATCACTCTTGTGAAGCACACTCTCGGTGACAAATTTTCAAAAAAGCACGAAGTGGAGTTCTCCCCATCTCTACTGTTCAATCCTGATGAATACGACATCCGCTTCACTGGCGCTCCATTAGGAGAAGAAGGAAAAGCCTTTGTGGAAACCGTCCTCCACGTTTCTTTCGGCGCAAGCTCACTCTCTGAAACATCAAAAGCTATTCTTGCAGAGCTTATAGAACCACGCCATGTCCGAATATTTTCCTCCCCCGGATGTCCATATTGTCCGGGACAGTTCATGAACGCAGTTAAAAGTGCTATTGAAAGACCAAAACTGATTCGCGCTGACTGCGTTGATTCTGACGAATTTCCCGAACTGTCAAAACAGTTCAGAGTCGGCTCAGTACCGCACACAGCGTTCAGTGAAACATATCACCGCATCGGACTGCTGCCGGAAGAACGCTTTTGTCTTGAATTACTCATGCTGCGCGATGCAGAAGCCGTACTTCGGGAACAGATGCAGGAAGCGGAACCTGAGGAAGAAGGAAAAATATACGATTTGCTCATTCTCGGTGCCGGTCCAGCCGGACTTACCGCAGCAATTTATGCAAAACGCTCCGGTCTCGATTCCATAGTGCTCGATAATTCAGTCATTGGCGGGCAGGTGATTGCAACGCCTACTGTTGAAAACTACCCGGGGTTCCAAAGTGTAGGCGGCACAGCACTTGTGGAGATACTCACCGCGCACACTCGAGAATATTCAAATATCCGCGAGAACCAGCTTATAGATGATGTCACAATAGGAGATGTTATCGAGGTGCATACCGCAGGGCGCACGTATGCCTCAAAAGCACTCATTTTTGCCACTGGTACAGAATGGCGGTCACTTGATGTGGAAGGCGAAAAGAAATATTTCGGCACTGGGGTTACCCATTGTGCTTCCTGCGATGGCTATATGTTCCGCGGTAAGCATGTCCTCATGGTCGGCGGCGGCAACAGCGCCCTCACAGACGCACTACATCTTAAAAATTTAGGCATCGACGTCACTGTTGTTCACCGGCGTGAGACCCTACGCGCGGAAAAAGCATTGCAGGACGCACTTAAACGCGAAGAAATTCCTGTCATCTACAATACCGTCATTGAAAAGATATATGGCAATGACACAGAGGTTGAAGGGGTAACTTTCAAGAATATTAAATCTGGAGAAATTTCAGAACATCACTGCAACGGCGTATTCATTGCCATTGGCATGAACCCAAATTCTGCACTTGCAGAAAAGATTGGTGCACAGTTGAATCCGGACAAAACGATTCATGTGGATACTTCCATGCGTACCAACCTCCCCCGAATTTATGCTGCAGGTGACGTTAACGGCGGTGTCCGGCAAATTGTTACCGCTGTAAGTGACGGGGCAGTTGCTGCCATGTCTGCCTTTGAAGATTTGCAGCACCCATACTGGGCTTCTGAAAAAAATAAACAGTAA
- a CDS encoding fumarate hydratase, with amino-acid sequence MRTIKAETIHNAVVDLVLTAARYLPEDVKQAIADARENEDSASAREILGQLLENAELAASSGLPLCQDTGVGIFFVELGDQVHVEGNLIEVINKAMIEGYEKGLLRKSLCHPLTRANTGDNSPAVVHVDIVPGDKINIKHMAKGGGSENMSRCTMLTPAQGWEGIKEFVVRRMAEAGPNPCPPTIVGIGIGGTFDLAPALAKKALFRPLSEPNPDPELAKMEEELLAEINKLGIGPMGLGGKTTSLGVKIEMRPCHIASLPLAVNVQCHSSRIKEVEI; translated from the coding sequence ATGAGAACCATCAAAGCTGAAACAATTCATAATGCAGTGGTAGACCTTGTTCTTACCGCTGCACGTTACCTGCCTGAAGACGTAAAACAGGCAATTGCAGACGCGAGAGAAAATGAAGACTCCGCATCTGCGCGGGAAATACTCGGTCAGTTGCTTGAAAACGCAGAACTCGCTGCAAGCTCCGGACTTCCGTTGTGTCAGGATACAGGCGTAGGCATTTTCTTTGTTGAACTTGGTGACCAAGTACATGTTGAAGGCAACCTTATTGAAGTCATCAACAAAGCAATGATCGAAGGGTACGAAAAAGGATTGCTCCGCAAATCCTTGTGCCATCCGCTTACACGCGCCAACACCGGTGATAACTCTCCGGCAGTTGTACATGTGGACATTGTTCCCGGCGATAAAATCAACATTAAGCATATGGCAAAAGGCGGCGGTTCAGAAAATATGTCCCGCTGCACCATGCTTACTCCGGCTCAGGGCTGGGAAGGCATTAAAGAATTTGTCGTACGCCGTATGGCAGAAGCAGGCCCGAACCCGTGCCCGCCTACCATTGTAGGTATCGGTATCGGCGGAACCTTCGATCTGGCTCCGGCATTAGCGAAGAAAGCACTATTCCGTCCGCTCAGCGAACCGAACCCCGATCCGGAACTGGCGAAAATGGAAGAAGAGCTGCTTGCAGAAATCAACAAGCTCGGCATCGGTCCTATGGGGCTTGGCGGTAAAACCACAAGTCTCGGTGTAAAAATAGAAATGCGTCCGTGTCACATCGCAAGCTTACCGCTTGCTGTGAATGTGCAGTGTCACTCTTCACGCATCAAGGAGGTCGAAATCTAA
- a CDS encoding sulfide/dihydroorotate dehydrogenase-like FAD/NAD-binding protein: MANKILKKEQLIPGQTSKLVIDAPHIAAKAKPGNFVILRVTERGERIPLTIADTDPESGTITIVYLVLGKSTALLEQLNEGDDILDLCGPLGKATELHSGGTVICVGGGTGIAAMHHIAKGNHEAGNHVVAIIGARNKDLLLFEKELKEFCPEVLISTDDGSYGHHGLVTELLKDRLEKDDSVIEVVAVGPVPMMAAVSKTTEPFGTPTTVSLNSIMVDGVGMCGACRVTVGGETKFACVDGPEFDGHKVDFGELRQRLAAFSSLEKKSFDHHCRCKCNDNS; encoded by the coding sequence ATGGCTAATAAAATTCTTAAAAAAGAACAGTTAATCCCAGGACAAACCAGCAAGCTGGTTATTGATGCGCCGCATATTGCGGCAAAAGCCAAGCCCGGCAACTTTGTTATCCTACGTGTAACGGAGCGAGGCGAGCGTATTCCGCTTACTATCGCTGACACTGATCCTGAAAGCGGTACCATCACTATCGTGTATCTGGTACTCGGCAAGTCAACAGCGTTACTTGAACAGCTTAACGAAGGCGACGACATTCTTGACCTTTGTGGCCCGCTCGGAAAAGCAACCGAACTACACTCCGGCGGCACAGTTATCTGTGTTGGCGGCGGTACCGGCATTGCTGCTATGCATCACATTGCTAAGGGTAATCACGAAGCTGGCAACCACGTTGTTGCTATCATCGGTGCCCGTAACAAAGACCTCCTGCTGTTTGAAAAAGAACTCAAAGAGTTCTGCCCGGAAGTTCTCATCTCTACAGATGACGGATCTTACGGTCACCATGGCCTTGTAACTGAACTGCTGAAAGATCGTCTTGAAAAAGATGACTCTGTTATTGAAGTAGTAGCTGTCGGCCCTGTGCCGATGATGGCTGCTGTTTCAAAAACCACCGAACCATTCGGTACTCCAACCACTGTAAGTCTTAACTCCATTATGGTTGATGGCGTTGGCATGTGCGGCGCTTGCCGTGTAACAGTTGGCGGAGAAACCAAATTTGCTTGTGTAGACGGTCCTGAATTTGACGGTCACAAAGTAGATTTTGGTGAATTACGACAGAGACTGGCTGCATTTTCCAGCCTTGAAAAAAAATCTTTCGACCATCACTGCAGGTGCAAGTGCAATGACAACAGCTAA
- the gltA gene encoding NADPH-dependent glutamate synthase, producing the protein MPNQPAEERARNFKEVALGYTKEMAMQEAARCLNCKKPKCVQGCPVQVPIADFIAEVAKGNIEKAYSVIKSTNSLPAICGRVCPQEIQCEGACILNAKDQPIAIGRLERYVADEYMYLDACDLISAKPECPFIDEEKKVACIGSGPSSLTVAGYLASRGCKVTIFEALHEVGGVLVYGIPEFRLPKEDVVAKEVGALKDLQVDFVTNYVGGKTFSIEDLKEQGYKAVFVGVGAGLPRFLNISGENLCGVFSANEYLTRVNLGRAYDFPNYDTPIIKGRKVTVYGGGNVAMDAARTAQRLGAETVHIVYRRTADAMPARLEELEHAVEEGIILEVLANPIEFKSDGSGNLASVTLQKMKMGEPDDSGRCRPLPIEGETYELETDLAVIAVGTRPNPVLLENEPDLKLNKWGYIEADEETNETSIPDVYAGGDIVTGAATVILAMGAGRKAAQEIARRFGIED; encoded by the coding sequence ATGCCTAACCAACCGGCTGAAGAACGCGCCCGCAATTTTAAAGAAGTGGCACTGGGTTACACCAAAGAAATGGCAATGCAGGAAGCTGCACGTTGTCTGAACTGTAAAAAGCCTAAATGTGTTCAGGGCTGTCCAGTACAGGTACCAATTGCAGATTTCATTGCTGAAGTAGCCAAAGGCAATATTGAAAAAGCCTACTCCGTAATCAAAAGCACCAACAGCCTCCCTGCTATTTGTGGACGTGTTTGTCCGCAGGAAATTCAGTGCGAAGGCGCATGTATTCTCAATGCGAAAGATCAGCCAATTGCTATCGGTCGTCTTGAACGCTACGTAGCAGACGAATACATGTATCTGGATGCGTGTGACCTCATCAGCGCTAAGCCTGAGTGTCCATTTATTGATGAAGAGAAAAAGGTTGCTTGTATCGGCTCCGGCCCATCCAGCCTTACCGTTGCAGGCTATCTTGCCAGCCGCGGTTGCAAAGTAACTATCTTTGAAGCACTGCACGAAGTAGGTGGCGTACTCGTTTACGGTATTCCTGAGTTCCGCCTGCCTAAAGAAGATGTTGTTGCTAAAGAAGTTGGTGCTCTTAAAGATCTTCAGGTTGATTTTGTAACCAACTACGTTGGCGGCAAAACATTCTCCATTGAAGACTTAAAAGAGCAGGGTTACAAAGCTGTATTCGTTGGTGTCGGCGCAGGCCTGCCACGCTTCTTGAATATTTCCGGCGAAAACCTTTGTGGTGTTTTCTCCGCAAACGAATATCTCACACGCGTCAACTTAGGACGTGCATACGACTTCCCTAACTACGACACTCCTATCATCAAAGGCCGCAAGGTTACTGTATATGGTGGTGGTAACGTAGCAATGGATGCTGCCCGTACTGCACAGCGCCTTGGTGCTGAAACTGTACACATTGTGTACAGACGTACAGCAGACGCTATGCCTGCTCGACTTGAAGAACTTGAACATGCTGTAGAAGAAGGCATTATCCTTGAAGTGCTTGCGAACCCTATTGAGTTCAAAAGCGACGGAAGTGGTAACCTTGCTTCTGTAACATTGCAGAAAATGAAGATGGGTGAACCGGATGATTCCGGTCGTTGCCGTCCTCTCCCTATCGAAGGCGAAACATACGAGCTGGAAACAGACCTCGCTGTTATCGCTGTAGGTACCCGTCCTAACCCGGTTCTGCTCGAAAACGAGCCTGATCTGAAGTTAAACAAATGGGGCTACATCGAAGCTGACGAAGAGACTAACGAAACCTCCATTCCTGATGTATATGCAGGTGGTGACATCGTTACCGGTGCAGCAACAGTTATTCTTGCAATGGGTGCAGGCCGTAAGGCAGCACAGGAAATTGCTCGTCGCTTCGGCATAGAAGACTAA
- a CDS encoding SDR family oxidoreductase — MHDKPILVTGATGYIGGRLVPLLLAQGKKVRVLVRSKRKLDSRPWASDENLEVVEGDMVSGKGTMDAARGCGIAYYLIHSMNPSQKDFRDADRKAAYNMVQACRINKVNRIIYLSGVVPDDPKLSKHLVSRAEVAQILSLSEVPVTVLRAAQIIGAGSASFELLRYLVDRLPVMVTPRWVNSKCQPIAVSNVLTYLTGVLDAPETAGKTYDIGGPDIVTYRELFEIYRKEAGLRKRLIFPVPVLTPRLSSLWINLVTPVPTSLARPLVEGLRNNVVCAENSIREIIPQELITVKESVTRALARVRQHTVDTSWTDAGEPEIPEWVTCGDSTYAGGTTLYSANAVHIRDTMENVWGVVKRIGGTNGWYKDDYLWRIRGFIDKMVGGPGLRRGRRDPEELFIGDALDFWRVLDIQKNRRLLLLAEMKLPGEALLEFTLLPVTTGTEHVTELRMIAYFHPKGLWGMAYWYSLIPMHLFIFGGMLKAIAKAADGEIVKGPWQIKHIALQRCSLDTMQKITMAEAVKRSDHTPEKP; from the coding sequence ATGCATGATAAACCCATTCTAGTTACCGGAGCCACAGGCTACATAGGCGGAAGGCTTGTTCCTTTGTTATTGGCGCAAGGGAAGAAGGTTCGTGTGCTTGTGCGTTCCAAACGTAAGCTGGATAGCAGACCTTGGGCTTCAGATGAAAATCTTGAAGTCGTTGAAGGGGACATGGTTTCAGGAAAGGGCACCATGGATGCTGCGCGTGGCTGCGGGATTGCCTATTACCTTATTCATTCCATGAATCCATCCCAAAAAGATTTCCGTGATGCGGACCGTAAGGCTGCGTACAATATGGTTCAGGCGTGCCGTATCAACAAAGTGAACCGGATTATATATCTTTCAGGCGTAGTACCCGATGATCCAAAGCTCAGTAAGCACCTTGTATCCCGAGCTGAGGTCGCACAAATCTTGTCGTTATCAGAAGTGCCAGTTACGGTGCTGCGTGCTGCGCAGATAATCGGTGCAGGCAGTGCTTCGTTTGAATTGCTTCGATATCTGGTGGATCGCTTGCCGGTGATGGTTACGCCGCGCTGGGTAAACAGTAAGTGCCAGCCAATTGCCGTGTCTAACGTGCTTACGTATCTGACAGGTGTGTTGGATGCTCCGGAAACTGCGGGTAAAACATACGACATTGGCGGGCCGGATATTGTTACGTATCGCGAGTTGTTTGAAATTTATCGAAAAGAGGCAGGGCTGCGGAAGCGGCTTATCTTCCCTGTGCCTGTTCTTACTCCACGTTTGAGCTCATTGTGGATTAATCTTGTTACGCCTGTGCCAACAAGCCTTGCACGTCCATTGGTTGAAGGACTGCGAAACAATGTGGTGTGTGCAGAAAACTCCATTCGTGAGATAATTCCGCAAGAGCTAATTACCGTAAAAGAGTCTGTAACACGGGCGTTGGCGAGGGTGCGGCAACATACTGTGGATACAAGCTGGACAGACGCAGGTGAGCCGGAAATTCCAGAATGGGTAACCTGCGGAGACAGCACCTATGCAGGCGGCACGACGTTGTATTCTGCAAATGCCGTGCATATACGGGACACAATGGAGAACGTGTGGGGCGTAGTTAAGCGCATTGGCGGCACGAACGGGTGGTATAAAGATGACTACCTGTGGCGCATTCGCGGATTTATCGACAAGATGGTTGGTGGGCCGGGCTTACGGCGTGGACGGCGCGACCCTGAAGAGTTGTTTATCGGCGATGCGCTGGATTTTTGGCGTGTGTTAGATATTCAAAAAAATCGAAGGCTTTTATTACTGGCAGAAATGAAATTACCCGGTGAAGCCTTGCTAGAATTTACGTTATTGCCAGTAACCACTGGAACAGAGCATGTTACTGAATTACGAATGATCGCTTATTTTCATCCTAAGGGTCTGTGGGGCATGGCGTATTGGTATTCGTTAATCCCAATGCATCTGTTTATTTTTGGCGGAATGCTGAAAGCTATTGCTAAAGCGGCAGATGGCGAAATAGTAAAAGGACCGTGGCAAATTAAACATATTGCCCTGCAACGGTGCTCCCTTGATACCATGCAGAAAATCACTATGGCGGAAGCCGTGAAACGGAGCGATCATACGCCTGAAAAGCCGTAA
- a CDS encoding Fe-S-containing hydro-lyase, protein MATYELTAPLCDEDVKKLKAGDVVKLTGIIYTARDAAHKRLCDMLDKGEELPFDLKGAVIYYVGPSPAPEGRPIGSAGPTTSYRMDSYAPRLHSLGVKATIGKGKRSAEVRKALEDHTGVYFGATGGAGALLSQCIDKAEVIAFDELGPEAIRKLTVTKFPLLVVNDSYGNEQYAKPNYDL, encoded by the coding sequence ATGGCTACGTATGAACTGACCGCCCCGTTGTGTGATGAAGATGTGAAAAAACTCAAAGCCGGTGATGTGGTAAAGCTTACGGGCATTATCTACACAGCCCGCGATGCAGCACATAAACGGTTATGCGACATGCTCGATAAAGGTGAAGAACTGCCATTCGATCTGAAAGGCGCTGTCATCTATTATGTCGGCCCGAGCCCAGCACCGGAAGGCCGCCCTATCGGCTCCGCAGGCCCTACCACCAGTTACCGTATGGACTCCTATGCCCCGCGTCTGCATAGCCTTGGCGTAAAAGCCACCATAGGCAAAGGCAAACGCAGTGCAGAAGTACGCAAAGCGCTTGAAGACCATACAGGCGTATACTTTGGAGCAACAGGCGGCGCAGGTGCGCTACTGTCGCAGTGTATTGATAAAGCTGAAGTCATCGCTTTTGATGAATTAGGCCCTGAAGCAATCAGAAAACTCACTGTGACCAAATTCCCGCTGCTCGTGGTAAACGATTCATATGGCAACGAGCAATACGCCAAGCCGAATTATGATTTATAA